A section of the Streptomyces sp. NBC_01363 genome encodes:
- a CDS encoding DUF5682 family protein, with translation MSAVFLGVRHHSPACARLVERTIEELRPAQVLVEGPAEMNGRLDELLLGHELPVAVFSHYRDGQRAATSWAPLCDYSPEWVALRAGRVAGAEVRFIDLPAWHPAFAERANRYADAEARYEEATERLCRHFAVDSSDALWDRLFEVEPDDGLAERLDAYFELVRGDAEADAGDRARESYMAAWVRAAVDAAGDRPVLVVTGGFHRPALRALTGSGERGGADGDGWERGADGWPLVPAPPDGALAGSFLVPYSFRQLDAFAGYQSGMPSPGYYQQVWETGPEAAADGLLRMVVERLRARKFPVSTADLIAARSLAQGLTALRGHPRPARIDVLDGLAGALITDDLDRPLPWTGRGTLAAGAHPAVVEMVAACGGDRTGRLHPGTPAPPLVHDVAAQLAGLALDGGPEATYRLDLTDAADLERSRVLHRLRVLGIPGRARTAGPAHGVDPVFTERWETQPAVGREAALVEAGAYGATLAEAAAVALTERTRAAAAEADRLAGALFDAVLCGMDGFSDQLLRELSSCVGELSMPGPLGDVLATALGLWRHDRVFGMARGPLLSTVIDGATERLLWLLEGARGSSGVDFSRLRAVVAVRDTVLHAPELLSVTRETAAAIAWRIAGDPEAPIDLRGAAFGLHSALGQVPGTAGDPAEAVRTVARAGTDVLGDWLAGLFALARDEVTGAVGNDGGNGTGGGAESLIDVLDGLVRALPDDEFLSGLPALRQAFAFFPPRERDRIAGRLLERRGVRGSSRSLLRTTADPLLIARARALEESVSRLLARYELEATP, from the coding sequence ATGTCCGCGGTGTTCCTGGGGGTGCGTCACCACTCCCCCGCCTGCGCACGGCTGGTCGAGCGGACCATCGAAGAGCTGCGGCCCGCCCAGGTGCTGGTCGAGGGTCCTGCCGAGATGAACGGACGGCTGGACGAACTGCTGCTCGGGCACGAGCTGCCGGTCGCGGTGTTCAGCCACTACCGGGACGGGCAGCGGGCCGCGACCTCCTGGGCCCCCCTGTGCGACTACTCACCGGAGTGGGTCGCGCTGCGGGCGGGGCGGGTGGCCGGGGCGGAAGTCCGCTTCATCGATCTGCCGGCCTGGCATCCGGCGTTCGCCGAGCGCGCCAACCGCTATGCCGACGCGGAGGCCCGCTACGAGGAGGCGACGGAGCGGCTGTGCCGGCATTTCGCAGTGGACTCCTCCGACGCCCTGTGGGACCGCCTGTTCGAGGTCGAGCCGGACGACGGTCTCGCCGAGCGGCTCGATGCCTACTTCGAGCTGGTCCGCGGTGACGCGGAGGCCGACGCGGGCGACCGGGCGCGGGAGTCGTACATGGCCGCGTGGGTACGCGCGGCGGTGGACGCCGCCGGGGACCGGCCGGTTCTGGTGGTGACCGGTGGCTTCCACCGGCCCGCGCTCCGTGCGCTCACCGGATCCGGTGAGCGGGGCGGCGCGGACGGCGACGGCTGGGAGCGGGGCGCGGACGGGTGGCCTCTGGTGCCCGCCCCGCCGGACGGCGCCCTGGCCGGGAGTTTCCTCGTGCCGTACTCCTTCCGGCAGTTGGACGCGTTCGCCGGGTACCAGTCGGGGATGCCGTCGCCCGGCTACTACCAGCAGGTGTGGGAGACGGGCCCCGAGGCCGCGGCGGACGGCTTGCTGCGGATGGTCGTCGAGCGGCTGCGGGCGCGGAAGTTCCCGGTGTCCACCGCCGATCTGATCGCCGCCCGGAGTCTGGCCCAGGGGCTCACGGCGCTGCGCGGCCATCCGCGCCCCGCCAGGATCGATGTGCTGGACGGCCTGGCGGGCGCCCTGATCACGGACGACCTGGACCGCCCGCTGCCGTGGACGGGCCGGGGCACGCTGGCGGCGGGTGCCCATCCCGCGGTCGTCGAGATGGTCGCGGCCTGTGGTGGCGACCGCACCGGGCGGCTCCATCCCGGCACTCCGGCGCCGCCCCTGGTGCACGACGTCGCGGCGCAGTTGGCCGGGCTGGCGCTGGACGGCGGCCCGGAGGCCACGTACCGCCTCGATCTCACGGACGCCGCCGACCTGGAACGCAGCCGGGTGCTCCACCGGCTGCGGGTGCTGGGGATTCCCGGCCGGGCACGGACCGCCGGTCCCGCGCACGGCGTGGACCCGGTGTTCACCGAACGCTGGGAGACGCAGCCCGCCGTGGGGCGGGAGGCCGCGCTGGTGGAGGCGGGGGCGTACGGAGCGACTCTGGCCGAGGCGGCGGCCGTCGCGCTCACCGAACGGACGCGGGCTGCCGCGGCGGAGGCCGATCGTCTGGCGGGGGCACTGTTCGACGCCGTGCTCTGCGGGATGGACGGCTTCTCGGACCAGTTGCTCCGCGAACTCTCCTCCTGTGTGGGCGAGTTGAGCATGCCCGGCCCGCTCGGTGACGTACTTGCCACGGCTCTCGGGCTGTGGCGGCACGACCGGGTGTTCGGCATGGCGCGCGGTCCGCTGCTCAGCACCGTGATCGACGGGGCGACGGAGCGGCTGCTGTGGCTCCTGGAGGGTGCGCGTGGCTCGTCGGGCGTGGACTTCTCCCGGCTTCGGGCCGTGGTCGCGGTGCGCGACACGGTGCTGCACGCACCGGAGTTGCTCTCCGTCACCCGGGAGACCGCGGCCGCCATCGCCTGGCGGATCGCCGGCGATCCCGAGGCGCCGATCGATCTGCGCGGGGCCGCGTTCGGGCTGCACAGCGCCCTCGGGCAGGTCCCGGGCACGGCCGGGGATCCGGCCGAGGCGGTGCGTACGGTGGCGAGGGCCGGCACGGATGTGCTCGGCGACTGGCTGGCCGGGCTGTTCGCGCTCGCCCGCGACGAGGTGACGGGCGCGGTGGGGAACGACGGCGGCAACGGGACCGGCGGCGGGGCCGAGTCGCTGATCGATGTGCTGGACGGACTGGTCCGTGCGCTGCCCGACGACGAGTTCCTGTCCGGGCTGCCCGCGCTGCGTCAGGCCTTCGCGTTCTTCCCGCCGCGCGAACGGGACCGGATCGCCGGCCGTCTGCTGGAACGGCGCGGGGTGCGCGGCTCGTCGCGTTCCCTGCTGCGGACCACCGCGGACCCCCTGCTGATCGCCCGCGCCCGCGCTCTGGAGGAGTCCGTGTCCCGACTGCTCGCCCGCTACGAACTGGAAGCCACCCCATGA
- a CDS encoding VWA domain-containing protein, whose amino-acid sequence MSPDAGLERWRLVLGSAAERHTGPLGPGNAGRDAALDWLYGRDPDLARRGVRRSGAAPREGGDGPSAVTAIDWLDDIHRLFPKETIERLERDAVEKYGIQEIVTDPAVLERVEPSQTLLRAVLRTKHLMNPQVLRLARRIVESVVKQLLARLQPEIRRAFHGTRSRRPSRVALARDFDFRQTVKANLAHYQPAERRLLIERAHFHSRTRRHVTQWQLILLVDQSGSMAGSVIHSAVTAACLWGLPGLKTHLVAFDTQVVDLTSDVTDPVELLMRVQLGGGTDIARAVEYGAGLVENPRRAIVALVTDFYEGGDPYRLVRAVRRLAEQGSTVLGLAALDENADPDYDRPTAGKLAAAGAHVGAMTPGRLAEFVAERLGR is encoded by the coding sequence ATGTCTCCCGACGCGGGGCTGGAGCGCTGGCGGCTGGTCCTCGGCTCCGCCGCCGAACGGCACACCGGACCGCTGGGGCCGGGCAACGCCGGACGGGACGCCGCCCTCGACTGGCTCTACGGCCGCGACCCGGACCTCGCCCGACGGGGGGTGCGCCGTTCCGGTGCCGCCCCTCGGGAGGGCGGCGACGGCCCGTCCGCGGTGACCGCGATCGACTGGCTCGACGACATCCACCGGCTCTTCCCGAAGGAGACCATCGAGCGCCTGGAGCGGGACGCCGTCGAGAAGTACGGGATCCAGGAGATCGTCACCGACCCCGCGGTGCTGGAGCGGGTCGAGCCGAGCCAGACCCTGCTGCGTGCCGTGCTGCGCACCAAGCATCTGATGAACCCGCAGGTGCTGCGGCTGGCCCGGCGCATCGTCGAGTCGGTGGTGAAGCAGCTCCTGGCCAGGCTCCAGCCGGAGATCCGCCGGGCGTTCCACGGCACCCGCTCCCGCAGGCCGAGCCGGGTCGCTCTGGCGAGGGACTTCGACTTCCGGCAGACGGTGAAGGCCAATCTCGCCCACTACCAGCCGGCCGAGCGGCGCCTTCTCATCGAGCGCGCCCACTTCCACTCCCGTACCCGGCGCCATGTGACGCAGTGGCAGCTGATCCTGCTGGTCGACCAGTCGGGCTCGATGGCCGGATCGGTCATCCACTCCGCGGTGACCGCCGCGTGTCTGTGGGGCCTGCCCGGCCTCAAGACGCACCTGGTCGCCTTCGACACCCAGGTGGTGGACCTGACCTCCGACGTGACCGATCCGGTGGAGCTGCTGATGCGGGTCCAGCTGGGCGGCGGCACCGACATCGCACGGGCCGTGGAGTACGGCGCGGGCCTCGTGGAGAACCCGCGGCGCGCGATCGTCGCGCTGGTCACCGACTTCTACGAGGGCGGTGACCCCTACCGGCTGGTGCGGGCGGTGCGGAGGCTGGCGGAGCAGGGCTCGACCGTGCTGGGACTGGCCGCGCTCGACGAGAACGCCGATCCGGATTACGACCGTCCGACGGCCGGGAAGCTCGCCGCGGCCGGGGCGCACGTCGGGGCGATGACACCGGGCCGTCTCGCCGAGTTCGTCGCCGAGAGGCTGGGCCGATGA
- a CDS encoding cytochrome P450 gives MTTPFHYEPGAAQGPVPPPECPAHGLGVGPGGLRRFYGPEAERDPHGLYDKLRAEHGTVAPVLLHGDVPAWLVLGHSENLHMTRTPSQFSRDSRRWRALQDGSVAPDHPLAPIFTWQPVCVFADGATHERLRGAVTDSMGRIDTRGVRRHVNRYSNRLVNDFCQQGRVDLVSQFAERLPMMVMCAIIGMPEEYNDRMVQAARDMTRGTATAVASNAYVLDALTRLVQRRRRAPADDFATWLVEHPAGLNDQEVSEHLRLVLIASYEATANLIANVLRMVLTDPRFRARLSGGHMTVPEAVEQTLWDEPPFTAVFGRWAVGDTELGGKQIKAGDALIVGIAPANTDPVVRPDLGADMAGNRAHLAFSGGPHECPGQDIGRAVADVGVDALLMRLPDLELAVEESELSWIGNIMGRHLVELPADFAARPPQDDKEPPSMGRPNPQSQDWEVQSTVRHTAPTPGRAPAAAPTGATVTATATAAVTAVDESGNTASEPSAVGRIPQQRGESAPVRLWRSVSRWWSGS, from the coding sequence GTGACAACCCCATTCCACTACGAGCCCGGAGCGGCCCAGGGGCCGGTTCCGCCCCCCGAGTGCCCGGCCCACGGTCTCGGCGTCGGCCCCGGCGGACTGCGCCGGTTCTACGGCCCGGAGGCCGAGCGGGACCCCCACGGGCTCTACGACAAACTGCGCGCCGAACACGGCACCGTGGCTCCCGTGCTGCTGCACGGAGACGTACCCGCCTGGCTGGTCCTCGGGCACAGCGAGAACCTGCACATGACGCGTACGCCCTCGCAGTTCTCCCGCGACTCCCGGCGGTGGCGGGCCCTGCAGGACGGCAGCGTCGCCCCGGACCACCCGCTGGCCCCGATCTTCACCTGGCAGCCCGTGTGCGTGTTCGCCGACGGCGCCACCCATGAACGCCTGCGCGGCGCGGTCACCGACAGCATGGGCCGGATCGACACCCGCGGCGTCCGCCGTCACGTCAACCGCTACAGCAACCGGCTCGTCAACGACTTCTGCCAGCAGGGCCGTGTCGACCTGGTCAGCCAGTTCGCCGAGCGGCTGCCGATGATGGTGATGTGCGCGATCATCGGCATGCCCGAGGAGTACAACGACCGGATGGTCCAGGCCGCCCGCGACATGACCCGGGGCACGGCGACCGCCGTCGCGAGCAACGCCTATGTTCTCGACGCGCTGACCCGGCTCGTCCAGCGCCGCCGGCGCGCGCCCGCGGACGACTTCGCCACCTGGCTCGTCGAGCACCCCGCAGGGCTGAACGACCAGGAGGTCAGCGAGCATCTCCGGCTGGTCCTCATCGCCTCCTACGAGGCGACCGCCAACCTGATCGCCAACGTCCTGCGCATGGTGCTCACCGACCCGCGATTCCGGGCCAGGCTCAGCGGTGGTCACATGACGGTGCCCGAGGCGGTCGAGCAGACGCTGTGGGACGAGCCGCCGTTCACCGCGGTCTTCGGCCGCTGGGCGGTCGGTGACACCGAGCTCGGCGGCAAGCAGATCAAGGCGGGCGACGCATTGATCGTCGGTATCGCGCCGGCCAACACCGACCCGGTGGTCCGGCCCGATCTGGGCGCCGACATGGCGGGCAACCGCGCCCATCTCGCGTTCAGCGGCGGCCCGCATGAATGCCCCGGGCAGGACATCGGACGAGCCGTCGCGGACGTCGGTGTCGACGCCCTGCTGATGCGGCTGCCCGACCTCGAACTCGCCGTCGAGGAGAGCGAGCTGAGCTGGATCGGGAACATCATGGGCCGGCACCTGGTCGAGCTTCCGGCGGACTTCGCCGCGCGCCCGCCGCAGGACGACAAGGAACCGCCGTCCATGGGGAGGCCCAACCCGCAGAGCCAGGACTGGGAGGTGCAGTCGACGGTCCGGCACACCGCCCCCACACCCGGTCGCGCCCCGGCCGCCGCGCCCACGGGTGCGACGGTCACGGCCACTGCCACGGCCGCGGTCACGGCCGTCGACGAATCGGGGAACACGGCCTCCGAACCGTCCGCCGTCGGCCGGATCCCGCAGCAGCGCGGCGAATCCGCACCGGTGAGGCTGTGGCGCTCCGTTTCGCGCTGGTGGAGCGGCAGCTGA
- a CDS encoding 6-phospho-beta-glucosidase, with protein sequence MKLTILGGGGFRVPLVYGALLADHAEGRVSAVTLHDTDADRLTAVARVLGEQAAGVPDAPTVTATTELDEALRGADFVFSAIRVGGLEGRAADERVALDEGVLGQETVGAGGIAYGLRTVPVAVDLARRIARLAPEAWVINFTNPAGLVTEAMSRHLGDRVIGICDSPVGLGRRIARVLGADPDRARIDYVGLNHLGWVRGLHVDGRDELPRLFADPELLGSFEEGRLFGTDWLRSLGAVPNEYLHYYYFNREAVRAYQDAEQTRGAFLREQQEGFYARMKDPATPALSAWDRTRAEREATYMSENREVAGVGERAESDLESGGYEKVALALMRAVARNERTSLILNVRNRTTLSVLDADAVIEAPCLVDANGAHPVAADPLPYHAVGLVTAVKAVERAVLDAAESGSRTAAVKAFALHPLVDSVTVARRLVDGYTKVHPGLAYLNRP encoded by the coding sequence GTGAAGCTGACAATTCTGGGCGGCGGCGGATTCCGGGTTCCTCTCGTGTACGGGGCGCTGCTCGCCGACCACGCCGAAGGCCGCGTATCGGCGGTCACCCTCCACGACACCGACGCGGACCGGCTCACCGCCGTGGCCCGGGTGCTCGGAGAACAGGCCGCCGGTGTCCCGGACGCGCCCACCGTCACCGCCACCACCGAACTCGACGAAGCACTGCGCGGCGCCGACTTCGTCTTCTCGGCGATCCGTGTCGGCGGCCTCGAAGGCCGGGCGGCCGACGAACGGGTGGCCCTCGACGAAGGCGTACTCGGCCAGGAGACGGTCGGCGCGGGCGGCATCGCGTACGGCCTGCGCACCGTGCCGGTGGCCGTGGACCTCGCACGGCGCATCGCGCGGCTCGCGCCCGAGGCATGGGTCATCAACTTCACCAACCCGGCCGGCCTGGTCACCGAGGCCATGTCCCGGCATCTGGGCGACCGGGTCATCGGCATCTGCGACTCCCCGGTGGGCCTCGGCCGCCGCATCGCCCGGGTACTCGGCGCCGACCCCGACCGGGCCCGGATCGACTACGTCGGGCTCAACCATCTTGGCTGGGTCCGCGGACTGCACGTCGACGGCCGGGACGAACTCCCGAGGCTGTTCGCGGACCCGGAGCTCCTCGGCTCCTTCGAGGAGGGCCGGCTCTTCGGCACCGACTGGCTGCGCTCGCTGGGCGCCGTCCCCAACGAATACCTGCACTACTACTACTTCAACCGGGAAGCGGTACGCGCCTACCAGGACGCCGAGCAGACCCGCGGCGCCTTCCTCCGCGAGCAGCAGGAAGGCTTCTACGCCCGGATGAAGGACCCGGCCACCCCCGCCCTGTCCGCCTGGGACCGTACTCGCGCCGAGCGCGAAGCCACCTACATGTCGGAGAACAGGGAGGTCGCCGGGGTCGGCGAGCGGGCCGAGAGCGATCTGGAGTCCGGCGGCTACGAGAAGGTGGCGCTCGCCCTCATGCGGGCCGTCGCCCGCAACGAACGGACCTCGCTCATCCTCAACGTCCGCAACCGCACCACGCTTTCGGTGCTCGACGCGGACGCCGTCATCGAGGCGCCGTGCCTGGTCGACGCCAACGGCGCCCATCCCGTCGCCGCCGACCCGCTTCCGTACCACGCCGTAGGGCTGGTCACCGCGGTCAAGGCCGTCGAGCGCGCGGTACTGGACGCTGCGGAGAGCGGCTCCCGCACCGCTGCCGTGAAGGCCTTCGCGCTGCACCCGCTGGTCGACTCGGTGACCGTGGCCCGGCGCCTCGTCGACGGGTACACCAAGGTCCACCCCGGCCTCGCCTACCTGAACCGGCCGTAG
- a CDS encoding AAA family ATPase translates to MTKRDETRTEASDDGAAPVQRPPAEVRYAEELAALRAEDRDPRPPGWELSLRAARRFVIGDAETGIGRKFVGNPSLVDRALVTLATSRGLMLVGEPGTAKSLLSELIAAAVSGDSTLTVQGGAATTEDQIKYGWNYALLVAEGPSTRSLVPAPMLRGMAEGRLVRFEEITRCPLEVQDSLLSLLSERVVAIPELTGPDGMVFARQGFNVIATANTRDRGVNEMSAALKRRFNFETVFPIPDLDTELALVEAEVTTLLRRSGVEPPPDRDVLEVLVGTFRELRAGAGEKGGAGTGADRPSAVMSTAEAVSVAHAVGVRGWFLRGEPGSAADVVACLAGTAAKDSPEDLARLRRFLEQQVPRRRGPHWKALHDARHLLAD, encoded by the coding sequence GTGACCAAGAGGGACGAGACCCGTACCGAGGCATCGGACGACGGCGCTGCACCGGTGCAGCGGCCCCCGGCCGAGGTGCGGTACGCCGAGGAGCTGGCGGCACTGCGGGCGGAGGACCGTGATCCGCGTCCGCCCGGCTGGGAGCTGAGCCTGCGTGCGGCGCGCCGGTTCGTCATCGGTGACGCGGAGACGGGCATCGGCCGGAAGTTCGTCGGCAACCCTTCACTGGTGGACCGGGCTCTGGTGACGCTCGCGACGAGCCGTGGGCTGATGCTGGTCGGAGAGCCGGGCACCGCCAAGTCGCTGCTCTCCGAACTGATCGCGGCCGCGGTCAGCGGGGACTCGACGCTCACGGTGCAGGGTGGTGCGGCCACCACCGAGGACCAGATCAAGTACGGCTGGAACTACGCGCTGCTGGTTGCCGAGGGGCCCTCCACCCGGTCGCTCGTCCCGGCCCCGATGCTGCGCGGCATGGCGGAGGGCAGGCTCGTCCGGTTCGAGGAGATCACCCGCTGTCCGCTGGAGGTGCAGGACTCGCTGCTGTCGCTGCTCTCCGAGCGGGTGGTGGCCATCCCCGAGCTGACCGGGCCCGACGGCATGGTCTTCGCCCGGCAGGGCTTCAATGTCATCGCCACGGCCAACACCCGGGACCGGGGCGTCAACGAGATGAGCGCGGCGCTCAAGCGGCGGTTCAACTTCGAGACGGTCTTCCCGATCCCCGACCTGGACACCGAACTGGCCCTGGTGGAGGCCGAGGTGACGACGCTGCTGCGGCGCTCCGGGGTGGAGCCGCCGCCGGACCGGGATGTGCTGGAGGTCCTGGTCGGTACGTTCCGGGAGCTGCGCGCGGGGGCCGGTGAGAAGGGCGGGGCCGGCACCGGAGCGGACCGCCCCTCGGCGGTGATGAGTACGGCGGAGGCCGTGTCCGTCGCCCATGCGGTGGGGGTGCGCGGCTGGTTCCTGCGCGGCGAGCCGGGCAGTGCCGCCGATGTGGTGGCGTGTCTGGCGGGTACGGCGGCGAAGGACAGCCCGGAGGACCTGGCCCGGTTGCGACGCTTTCTGGAGCAGCAGGTGCCGCGCCGTCGCGGCCCGCACTGGAAGGCCCTGCACGACGCACGCCATCTGCTGGCCGACTGA